One Mercurialis annua linkage group LG3, ddMerAnnu1.2, whole genome shotgun sequence DNA window includes the following coding sequences:
- the LOC126671192 gene encoding berberine bridge enzyme-like 18 yields the protein MNSPGFKISSFLPFLFIIYFLSFSKAISADHHEDFVECLHLQSQDSNSISKIIYTPINSSYSSVLQFTINNRRFNTSTTPKPLVIVTPLNISDVQASVVCAKQSGLHLRVRSGGHDYEGLSYVSVLPFVIIDLINIQSVNVDAVNRTAWVESGATIGKVYYSIAQKSRTLAFPAGVCPTVGVGGHFSGGGYGVLLRKFGLAADNVVDALLVDVNGRLLDRESMGEDLFWAIRGGGGNTFGIVVSWKINLVPVPSTVTVFTVHKTLEQNATQLVNRWQYIADKFVDDLFIRIIIERVNSSGKTTVRASFNSLFLGSIDRLLPYMQENFPELGLVQQDCIELSWIESILYFAGFSNSPREVLLNRTQPTVRFFKAKSDYVKQPMPETVLEGIWDRLFEVGLGSGQLILSPYGGRMSEISESSLPFPHRAGNIYKIQHLAWWDVEGIEASIKHISWIRRLYSFLAPYVSKNPRLAFVNYRDLDIGVNNLGNTSYKQASIWGKKYYKANFDRLVHVKTQVDPANFFRNEQSIPPLSSW from the coding sequence atgaattcTCCAGGCTTTAAAATTTCTTCGTTCTTGCCATTCCTTTTCATTATTTATTTCCTGTCATTCTCTAAGGCAATTTCAGCCGATCATCATGAAGATTTTGTTGAATGTCTTCACCTTCAATCTCAAGACTCGAATTCCATTTCCAAAATCATTTACACTCCTATCaattcttcatactcttctgtCTTGCAATTCACCATAAACAACCGTAGATTCAATACATCTACAACTCCAAAACCTCTAGTTATTGTCACACCTTTGAACATCTCGGATGTTCAGGCTTCCGTTGTGTGTGCTAAACAATCCGGTTTGCACCTTAGGGTTCGAAGCGGAGGCCATGACTACGAGGGACTTTCCTACGTTTCGGTTCTTCCGTTCGTTATTATTGACCTTATCAATATTCAATCCGTCAATGTTGATGCAGTAAACCGCACTGCATGGGTTGAATCTGGTGCAACTATTGGTAAAGTTTATTATAGTATTGCACAGAAGAGCCGAACCCTAGCTTTTCCTGCTGGTGTTTGCCCTACAGTTGGTGTTGGTGGGCACTTTAGCGGCGGAGGATACGGAGTTTTGCTCCGTAAATTCGGCCTCGCTGCAGATAACGTAGTTGATGCGTTATTAGTCGATGTTAATGGTAGATTACTTGATAGAGAATCCATGGGAGAAGATCTTTTCTGGGCTATTCGCGGCGGTGGAGGAAACACGTTCGGAATTGTTGTTTCCTGGAAAATAAACCTAGTTCCGGTTCCCTCTACAGTTACTGTATTTACAGTGCACAAAACATTGGAACAGAACGCAACTCAGCTTGTGAATCGGTGGCAGTATATTGCAGATAAATTTGTCGACGATCTATTCATCAGAATAATCATCGAAAGAGTCAACTCCTCCGGAAAAACAACGGTACGAGCATCGTTCAACTCGTTGTTTCTCGGTAGCATCGACAGACTTCTTCCATATATGCAAGAGAATTTCCCAGAACTCGGTCTGGTGCAGCAAGACTGCATCGAGTTGAGCTGGATCGAGTCAATTCTCTACTTCGCCGGGTTCTCAAACTCACCCCGCGAGGTTCTGCTCAATAGAACACAACCAACTGTGAGATTTTTCAAAGCTAAATCTGACTATGTAAAGCAACCAATGCCCGAAACAGTACTCGAAGGTATCTGGGACCGCCTTTTCGAAGTCGGTTTAGGCTCCGGACAACTGATCCTCAGTCCATACGGAGGAAGAATGAGTGAGATTTCAGAATCCAGCCTTCCATTTCCACACAGAGCTggaaatatatacaaaattcaGCATTTGGCATGGTGGGACGTAGAAGGAATTGAAGCAAGCATAAAGCATATCAGTTGGATCAGAAGGCTTTACAGTTTCTTGGCTCCGTACGTTTCAAAAAATCCAAGGCTAGCATTTGTAAATTACAGGGATCTTGATATTGGTGTCAACAATTTAGGCAACACAAGCTATAAGCAAGCAAGTATTTGGGGTAAGAAGTATTACAAGGCTAATTTTGACAGGTTGGTCCATGTCAAGACTCAAGTGGATCCTGCTAATTTCTTTAGAAATGAACAAAGTATCCCACCTCTATCATCTTGGtaa
- the LOC126674847 gene encoding putative pumilio homolog 20 — protein MEKQNSNDDFLINVVETPRSNLSMNFSMDDLSGSVRDLSLRDCRDSYSRTQQASPMPTPFYDNNNIWALDKSTNNGLASSYCYFSQNQEPRRNDNGEFKLEGKLLIDYATSVQGSRNLQNLLSSTELFSTTEILYFTSEILMRVLDLVHDLPVIYYLMLHQYGCYVCSKLIDACNPQQLELILLTITRNPNLFVRICCDVHGVKMIKKLIRIVKGTSFIYYLTDILFKRFNQLMINQVGSYVIISCLDCLNVEQNSLLYGAVIDNCLLLSTNKIGCVSVNYFIDRIQGSQRQILLELIANNAVFLSWDPSGNHVVQKVLGLENPMYSAITGATLRGHYATLSVQKWGSHVVEKCLSSQAAVIYVVEDLLRCSTNQLLQIARDQFGNFVIQKALRATKKGHSGLHLKLLKRLEPSLGVLQYGYGKNVYNLIIRGVPINDII, from the coding sequence ATGGAAAAACAAAattccaatgatgatttcttgATTAATGTTGTTGAAACACCCAGGTCTAATTTGTCTATGAATTTTTCTATGGATGATCTCTCTGGTTCCGTTCGGGATCTTTCTTTACGCGATTGTCGAGATTCTTACTCAAGAACTCAACAAGCTAGTCCAATGCCAACACCATTCTACGACAATAATAACATCTGGGCACTTGATAAATCAACAAACAATGGTCTAGCTTCTAGCTATTGTTATTTCTCGCAGAATCAAGAACCTCGTCGTAACGATAATGGCGAGTTTAAGTTAGAAGGAAAGCTTCTGATTGATTATGCTACGTCTGTACAGGGTTCAAGAAACCTTCAGAATTTGTTGTCATCCACCGAACTCTTTTCTACAACTGAAATTCTTTATTTTACAAGTGAAATACTAATGAGGGTTCTAGATTTAGTTCATGACTTGCCTGTAATCTACTATCTGATGCTTCATCAGTACGGATGTTATGTCTGCTCCAAGCTGATAGATGCATGCAATCCCCAACAATTGGAACTCATTCTGCTGACGATAACCCGTAACCCGAATCTGTTTGTTAGAATCTGCTGTGATGTTCATGGTGTGAAGATGATTAAGAAGTTGATAAGGATTGTAAAGGGGACATCCTTTATATATTATCTGACTGACATTTTATTTAAGAGATTTAATCAGCTGATGATCAATCAAGTCGGATCATATGTTATCATCTCTTGCTTGGATTGTCTGAATGTTGAACAGAACAGTTTACTGTACGGAGCTGTTATCGATAATTGTCTTCTTCTGTCGACAAATAAAATAGGCTGCGTATCCGTAAACTATTTCATCGACAGAATCCAAGGTTCTCAGAGGCAAATCCTGCTCGAACTGATCGCTAACAATGCGGTTTTTCTGTCATGGGATCCTTCAGGGAATCATGTTGTGCAGAAAGTCTTAGGACTTGAGAACCCAATGTATAGTGCAATTACAGGGGCTACTTTAAGAGGTCACTATGCGACGCTATCTGTACAAAAATGGGGAAGTCACGTGGTCGAAAAATGCTTGTCGTCGCAGGCTGCCGTGATTTACGTAGTTGAGGATTTACTAAGGTGCAGCACGAACCAACTGTTGCAAATTGCGCGAGATCAATTCGGTAATTTTGTGATCCAGAAGGCTTTGAGAGCTACTAAGAAAGGGCATAGTGGTCTCCACCTAAAGCTTTTGAAAAGGCTCGAACCCTCGCTCGGTGTTCTACAG